A stretch of DNA from Pseudoalteromonas ruthenica:
GTCTAACATAGCGCCACTGCGAGGGTGTTGAGCAAGGATCAACGCTTTTATCGCCGCCAAAGATAAAGTCATTGAGCCCTGATGTGCCTGGGTCTCAATAAATTCAAGCTGCGTATCTACGCGCGCTAAATACCCCATACAGGTCGCGAGTAACGCTCGCTTGGCAACGCTTTGTTGCGATTGCTGCTTATCGTCGCTGAGTTGGCTCACTACTTCGCTCAGCGGCACTTGCAAGTGCTCGGCAATTTGTTGCGCAAATGCCTCAGTCACCGCCGTGATGGCATCAACAGGAACTTGCTCAAATTGGGCACTCAGGGTATCAAAGCTAGGTAGTTGTAATAGCTCTGCGACTAAGGCCAGATCATGTTCTTGACCGGCTAATGCAGCATTAAGTAAGTCACTCAATGTGGCTAACACTGCTTCATCAAGCTGGGCTTTTTCGCCCCGTCCAAGCTCGTCTAGAATACACCCGCTTAATGCACTTTGCTGCGCATCCCAGCGGGAGAAGTCGCTGCTAGCATGGCGCACTATATGCAATTGATCGTTAAGGCTCTGCTCAAACTGAACTTTAACCGGCGCGGAGAAATCCTCAAACAGCACCGCTACGGGTCGCTCGGTGATGTTATCAAACACGAACTGCTGTTCACTTTGGTGTAACTGCAATACGTTATCAGCGACGCCATGCGCATTTAAGCTCAATGCCTTACCTTGGCTATCAAGCAGTTCAATCGCCACAGGGATGAGCAAATTCTCTTTGCTTGGTTGATCTGCTGTCGGGCTATGATGCTGACTCAGGGTGAGTACATATTGCTGCTGTTGCGCGTCGAACTGTTCCTGAACATGCACTTGTGGGGTACCCGATTGGCTGTACCAGCATTTAAACTGAGAGGCATCAAAGCCATTCGCATCACTCATAGCGCTAATGAAATCATCACAAGTCACCGCTTGGCCGTCATGACGCTCAATGTAGCACTGCATGCCTTTTTGGAAGCCTTGCTCACCCAGCAATGTATGCAGCATACGGATCACTTCGGCGCCCTTATCATACACCGTCACGGTATAAAAATTATTCATTTCTAATACCTTCTCAGGGCGAATAGGATGAGCCATTGGCCCCGCATCTTCAGCGAACTGATGTGTGCGCATCACCTTAACCGCATCAATTCGGTTGAGGGCCCGTGAGCCTAGATCACTGCTGAACTCCTGATCTCGAAACACCGTCAACCCCTCTTTCAAAGAGAGCTGAAACCAATCCCGACAAGTCACACGGTTACCCGTCCAATTATGGAAATATTCGTGACCGACAATAGATTCAATCAAATGGAAATCGCGATCCGTTGAGGTTTCTTCATTGGCGAGCACACATTTCGAGTTAAAGACATTTAACCCTTTGTTTTCCATCGCTCCCATATTGAAAAAGTCGACCGCCACTATCATGTACACATCAAGGTCGTATTCAAGATTAAAGCGCTGTTCATCCCATTGCATTGCCCGCTTGAGGGACGCCATCGCATGCGGGGCTTTACTTAAATTCCCCTTATCTACATAGAGCTCTAATGCCACTTCACGACCAGAGACGGTTGTGTAGCTATCACGTAATACGTCAAAGTCCCCGGCTACCAAGGCAAATAAGTAGCTTGGCTTTTTAAAGGGGTCGTGCCAAGTTGCAAAGTGGCGGCCATCGGCTAAGTCACCGCTGGCAATCTTGTTGCCATTTGACAGTAGATAGGGGAACTGGGCTTTATCCGCTTTGATGGTGACCTC
This window harbors:
- the pepN gene encoding aminopeptidase N, whose translation is MTSQHGNAKYLKDYQPPHFFIDTLTLDVDLQPTQTTVYARSEVRRNEANPANDLVLDGIDLTLKEVKVDGHIFTNYDINDEQLLLRDVPQHFVLEITTACSPQTNSSLEGLYLSDGAYCTQCEAEGFRKITYFLDRPDVMAEYEVTIKADKAQFPYLLSNGNKIASGDLADGRHFATWHDPFKKPSYLFALVAGDFDVLRDSYTTVSGREVALELYVDKGNLSKAPHAMASLKRAMQWDEQRFNLEYDLDVYMIVAVDFFNMGAMENKGLNVFNSKCVLANEETSTDRDFHLIESIVGHEYFHNWTGNRVTCRDWFQLSLKEGLTVFRDQEFSSDLGSRALNRIDAVKVMRTHQFAEDAGPMAHPIRPEKVLEMNNFYTVTVYDKGAEVIRMLHTLLGEQGFQKGMQCYIERHDGQAVTCDDFISAMSDANGFDASQFKCWYSQSGTPQVHVQEQFDAQQQQYVLTLSQHHSPTADQPSKENLLIPVAIELLDSQGKALSLNAHGVADNVLQLHQSEQQFVFDNITERPVAVLFEDFSAPVKVQFEQSLNDQLHIVRHASSDFSRWDAQQSALSGCILDELGRGEKAQLDEAVLATLSDLLNAALAGQEHDLALVAELLQLPSFDTLSAQFEQVPVDAITAVTEAFAQQIAEHLQVPLSEVVSQLSDDKQQSQQSVAKRALLATCMGYLARVDTQLEFIETQAHQGSMTLSLAAIKALILAQHPRSGAMLDEFAARWQHDTLVMDKWFNLQALRKGSDSFANLTRLYQHPHFSWRNPNRVRALIGAFAMSNPTQFHAKDGQGYALLGDALVKLNDINPQNASRLITPLLAWRRFDSTRQQLMKEQLERLKVLPKLSKDLFEKVDKALSE